The Styela clava chromosome 10, kaStyClav1.hap1.2, whole genome shotgun sequence genome window below encodes:
- the LOC144428146 gene encoding uncharacterized protein LOC144428146 has translation MSVNSTWPLETNSRAYDGISSNRIRSPLSISEDLLPIWILCESTSCCLTAISIYIAAVLIKHARSQSVSRLAKRQRDSMMFPSQVKCSSNENTNQKLPDVSIGSQKDDTFNPNPVKIPYNEQISVESAKSNSNLIVGSPVGVKPEFNFTQGQIISVHRKKETNQGKWLLRSILVCVIAVVLRCVTEQSLILMGNWSDHACDILTKLMITFTAVSLHCCHVFLWLRQLTFYSNPVLKPLQSKKLKVVSYAAYGIMPITLALTLALYMWWRDYKNYEGFCAASKKQNLPSYVPFSVLIACTVTIQVLLSSLFLYPLIVHKMKRRNSATKVKARVDDTASESRVTTAPVVKSRRSDRLMECIRRVLHGATVGITTDVVGGVVSIFLPDDLPIFALSLLYNLNVSLNLLCLIYTFANWRQMLFPWCCPSHQQKEFRNSIRNRRSSARQGRHKHSRRPSQRSNTVMGTKYTLKDVGT, from the coding sequence ATGTCGGTCAATTCGACATGGCCGCTGGAGACTAATTCACGAGCATACGATGGTATCTCTAGCAACAGAATAAGAAGCCCGCTGAGTATAAGTGAGGACTTATTACCAATTTGGATACTCTGCGAATCAACTTCCTGCTGCCTAACTGCGATTTCTATCTACATTGCGGCAGTGTTGATAAAGCATGCGAGAAGTCAAAGCGTTTCAAGGTTGGCAAAGCGACAGAGAGACAGTATGATGTTTCCTTCTCAGGTTAAGTGTTCATCAAATGAAAATACCAATCAAAAACTCCCAGACGTTTCAATCGGATCACAAAAAGATGACACGTTCAATCCAAATCCGGTAAAAATACCTTATAACGAACAAATTAGTGTTGAGAGTGCAAAAAGCAACAGCAACCTGATTGTTGGAAGTCCTGTTGGTGTGAAACCAGAATTTAATTTTACGCAAGGGCAGATTATAAGCGTTCATAGAAAAAAGGAAACTAATCAAGGAAAATGGCTCCTGCGAAGCATACTTGTGTGCGTCATTGCTGTCGTACTACGCTGCGTTACCGAACAGAGTCTTATACTTATGGGAAATTGGTCTGACCACGCTTGCGATATTTTAACCAAACTAATGATTACTTTCACTGCAGTGTCCCTTCATTGTTGTCACGTATTTTTATGGCTCAGGCAACTTACTTTCTACTCCAATCCGGTGCTGAAACCCCTACAATCAAAGAAGCTAAAAGTTGTGAGCTATGCAGCTTATGGAATCATGCCAATTACTCTTGCCCTAACTCTCGCTTTATACATGTGGTGGAGGGACTACAAAAACTACGAGGGATTTTGTGCagcttcaaaaaaacaaaacttacCTTCGTACGTCCCGTTTTCAGTTCTAATTGCCTGCACGGTCACTATTCAAGTCTTACTGTCATCACTATTTTTGTATCCGCTCATTGTCCATAAAATGAAAAGGCGAAATTCAGCAACTAAAGTGAAAGCAAGAGTCGACGATACTGCATCTGAATCTCGGGTCACTACAGCGCCAGTGGTGAAATCAAGAAGATCAGACAGACTGATGGAATGCATCAGGAGAGTTCTCCACGGCGCGACCGTTGGAATTACCACAGATGTAGTCGGAGGCGTGGTGTCTATATTTTTGCCAGATGACTTACCTATATTCGCTTTAAGCTTATTATACAACCTCAATGTTTCATTGAATCTGCTATGTCTCATCTACACGTTTGCAAACTGGAGGCAGATGTTATTTCCTTGGTGTTGTCCGTCTCATCAACAAAAAGAATTTCGAAACTCCATACGCAACAGGCGTTCTTCTGCGCGACAAGGACGGCATAAGCACAGTCGTCGTCCTAGTCAAAGGTCAAATACTGTTATGGGAACCAAATACACGTTAAAAGACGTTGGTACTTGA
- the LOC120337292 gene encoding uncharacterized protein LOC120337292 isoform X1 gives MTLLQRISRSARNALLLCPRSLRLGGRKRSLNILIFIVLLFTCTVYITEKKSVRTQLEAEPPKLEKRAHIEEEQTEKVEQPQQQQQELEQQKQTPITSITSTSILLATSPIVKKEIVKKVDVTRQIEAVAENKEKDKISQKSLEKCKKRSPKLVGDMKSNPNITPSMEEVAKHVGPGLSIGGCYSPKECIALQKVAVIIPFKDRDAHLKTLLYHLHPMLMRQHIHYCIYVAEQFDNGQFNKATVMNAAFEEALKLDDYDCIIFHDVDMIPENDRNFYMCADQPRHLSPAIDKFQYKPHYGTEFGGVTGITPSQYRKANGHSNRFWGWGGEDNDMEFRIQHRNMTIVPSSLKVGRYMMIPHLHPWKFSPNKYPFKLNLTRKTRADIDGLSDLQYRLLEVKRFPMYTKLIIDIRRIQVTKLTLYIDGRASMDIDLYPDDIDIRRCRWETYINKTLEKHDRIDDSDYSYPNLTAAKSACDKMQALCGGIVKEVNGIKYTLRKKGPPKHSDKELIRLIMSRPNVRLMGALGNDMRLGWMKLRKQAASGDFVINKDGKHQIGTDTRLVLDPSEVLEDGVKRIPTLNEVLAKNTTAYVKYCPGFYGAHQSLPKPLKQTIPPDITKWVNENEGNHFRHYFAFKIDIEVVLNPSEYLYYTDEKHFESHLEKGENHYTFTWPGKKTPNFSNPDIPKKYSFRTPDFAIPNIPGTYAVESKIVDKYRQPYFQWNWWFEVTSGDPVVDARTRDVYWKKKMTENMIRSKAQRHEEVMKEKARRQRQNQAEYERKMAELKQHPSKPKPPVVHRDGKSGMPEGIAKLMEKVQKAVNNGEENPMDMIDTHDPVFQRNVGKIQEEENDHDAEPRPTLIKTTKKKLVRVAVNQKQFHIQTPKKKKEDTNNNIV, from the exons ATGACGTTGCTACAGAGAATAAGCAGAAGCGCCAGAAATGCATTGCTGTTGTGTCCACGTTCATTAAGACTAGGGGGAAGAAAACGTAGTCTCAATATTCTTATCTTCATTGTACTTTTATTCACATGCACCGTTTACATTACGGAAAAAAAATCTGTGAG AACTCAACTAGAAGCAGAACCTCCAAAACTTGAAAAACGAGCACATATTGAGGAAGAACAAACAGAGAAAGTAGAGCAGccgcaacaacaacaacaagagcttgaacaacaaaaacaaacaccaattacttcaaTCACCAGTACTTCAATTCTTCTTGCGACAAGCCCAATTgttaaaaaagaaattgttaAAAAAGTAGATGTAACGCGACAAATCGAAGCAGTTGCCGAAAATAAAGAGAAAGATAAGATATCACAAAAATCTCTGGAGAAATGTAAAAAACGATCGCCAAAGCTGG ttgGTGACATGAAGAGCAATCCCAATATTACACCTTCGATGGAAGAAGTTGCAAAACATGTTGGACCAGGTTTATCAATTGGAGGGTGTTATTCACCGAAAGAATGTATAGCTTT GCAAAAGGTAGCAGTTATAATTCCGTTCAAGGACAGAGATGCACATCTTAAAACGTTATTGTATCACTTACATCCTATGTTGATGAGACAACATATCCATTACTGCATATACGTAGCAGAGCAG TTTGATAACGGTCAATTCAACAAAGCTACAGTCATGAATGCTGCTTTCGAAGAAGCATTGAAGTTGGATGATTACGATTGTATAATTTTCCATGATGTTGATATGATTCCTGAAAACGATAGAAACTTTTATATGTGTGCTGATCAACCACGGCATCTCTCTCCTG CAATCGACAAATTTCAGTATAAACCTCATTATGGAACTGAATTTGGAGGAGTCACAGGAATTACGCCATCACAATATCGTAAGGCAAACGGGCACTCTAACCGATTCTGGGGTTGGGGAGGTGAAGATAACGACATGGAATTCAGAATACAACATAG GAATATGACGATCGTTCCTTCTTCGCTGAAAGTGGGGAGATACATGATGATTCCGCATTTACATCCGTGGAAATTTAGTCCAAATAAATATCC tttcaaacTAAACCTCACAAGAAAAACAAGAGCAGATATTGACGGGTTATCAGATTTGCAATATCGGTTACTTGAAGTAAAACGTTTTCCAATGtatacaaaattaattattgaCATCAGACGAATTCAAGTAACAAAACTGACGCTGTATATTGATGGCAGGGCATCAATGGATATAGACCTGTATCCAG ATGATATTGACATCCGTCGTTGCCGATGGGAAACATATATCAACAAGACCCTTGAGAAGCACGACCGAATTGACGACTCCGATTATTCATACCCAAACCTGACGGCAGCGAAATCGGCTTGCGACAAAATGCAAGCATTATGTGGAGGAATCGTAAAGGAAGTAAACGGGATCAAATACACGTTACGCAAAAAAGGTCCACCCAAGCACAGTGATAAAGAGCTTATCAGACTAATTATGTCCCGTCCAAACGTTAGACTGATGGGTGCATTGGGAAATGATATGCGGCTTGGTTGGATGAAATTGAGAAAACAAGCTGCAAGTGGAGACtttgtaataaataaagatGGCAAACACCAAATAGGAACTGATACGCGTTTAGTTTTAGACCCAAGTGAAGTTTTAGAAGACGGTGTTAAAAGAATCCCTACACTCAATGAAGTGCTGGCTAAAAATACAACAGCATATGTAAAATACTGCCCTGGTTTTTATGGAGCACACCAGAGTTTGCCAAAACCTCTGAAACAAACGATTCCTCCCGATATAACCAAATGGGTTAATGAAAACGAAGGAAATCATTTTAGACACTACTTCGCTTTTAAGATTGATATAGAG GTCGTCTTAAACCCGTCGGAATATCTATATTACACCGATGAAAAGCATTTCGAATCTCATCTTGAGAAAGGAGAAA ATCATTATACGTTCACTTGGCCAGGGAAGAAAacgccaaatttttcaaatcccGACATTCCAAAGAAGTACAGCTTCCGAACACCTGATTTTGCAATTCCAAATATACCAG GAACGTATGCAGTCGAAAGCAAAATTGTTGACAAATATAGACAGCCATACTTTCAATGGAACTGGTGGTTTGAAGTCACTTCAGGAGATCCCGTTGTTGATGCTCGCACAAGAGATGTATATTGGAA GAAAAAGATGACAGAAAATATGATTCGAAGTAAGGCCCAACGCCACGAAGAAGTAATGAAGGAAAAAGCCAGAAGACAAAGGCAAAATCAAGCTGAATATGAACGCAAGATGGCTGAATTAAAG CAACATCCGAGCAAGCCAAAACCACCGGTTGTTCACCGCGACGGGAAGAGTGGAATGCCAGAAGGAATAGCAAAATTAATGGAAAAGGTTCAAAAAGCTGTGAATAACGGAGAAGAAAATCCCATGGACATGATTGACACACATGATCCAGTGTTTCAG aGAAACGTAGGAAAAatacaagaagaagaaaatgaTCATGATGCTGAACCAAGGCCGACATTAatcaaaacaactaaaaaaaaactcgTCCGAGTGGCGGTAAATCAAAAACAATTTCACATTCAAACTccaaaaaagaagaaagaaGATACAAACAATAACATTGTGTAA
- the LOC120337292 gene encoding uncharacterized protein LOC120337292 isoform X2 — MTLLQRISRSARNALLLCPRSLRLGGRKRSLNILIFIVLLFTCTVYITEKKSVRTQLEAEPPKLEKRAHIEEEQTEKVEQPQQQQQELEQQKQTPITSITSTSILLATSPIVKKEIVKKVDVTRQIEAVAENKEKDKISQKSLEKCKKRSPKLVGDMKSNPNITPSMEEVAKHVGPGLSIGGCYSPKECIALQKVAVIIPFKDRDAHLKTLLYHLHPMLMRQHIHYCIYVAEQFDNGQFNKATVMNAAFEEALKLDDYDCIIFHDVDMIPENDRNFYMCADQPRHLSPAIDKFQYKPHYGTEFGGVTGITPSQYRKANGHSNRFWGWGGEDNDMEFRIQHRNMTIVPSSLKVGRYMMIPHLHPWKFSPNKYPFKLNLTRKTRADIDGLSDLQYRLLEVKRFPMYTKLIIDIRRIQVTKLTLYIDGRASMDIDLYPGPCRYEKFPGKYLDFVIELTEKKEAQNISLWPGTVRKDGKSSLIKDNLIGPDGRKRRFSMLHDLKQAQDLCDKLVPECSGVQRENKQENYSLRRGSIPRHLVISGPSAPKPPTVSPDENGDERLSAERRRYILPEKYAYLRYCPGEFSQFRPHKSAFMCTDVSKPCPHHYSFDLHFQVVLNPSEYLYYTDEKHFESHLEKGENHYTFTWPGKKTPNFSNPDIPKKYSFRTPDFAIPNIPGTYAVESKIVDKYRQPYFQWNWWFEVTSGDPVVDARTRDVYWKKKMTENMIRSKAQRHEEVMKEKARRQRQNQAEYERKMAELKQHPSKPKPPVVHRDGKSGMPEGIAKLMEKVQKAVNNGEENPMDMIDTHDPVFQRNVGKIQEEENDHDAEPRPTLIKTTKKKLVRVAVNQKQFHIQTPKKKKEDTNNNIV, encoded by the exons ATGACGTTGCTACAGAGAATAAGCAGAAGCGCCAGAAATGCATTGCTGTTGTGTCCACGTTCATTAAGACTAGGGGGAAGAAAACGTAGTCTCAATATTCTTATCTTCATTGTACTTTTATTCACATGCACCGTTTACATTACGGAAAAAAAATCTGTGAG AACTCAACTAGAAGCAGAACCTCCAAAACTTGAAAAACGAGCACATATTGAGGAAGAACAAACAGAGAAAGTAGAGCAGccgcaacaacaacaacaagagcttgaacaacaaaaacaaacaccaattacttcaaTCACCAGTACTTCAATTCTTCTTGCGACAAGCCCAATTgttaaaaaagaaattgttaAAAAAGTAGATGTAACGCGACAAATCGAAGCAGTTGCCGAAAATAAAGAGAAAGATAAGATATCACAAAAATCTCTGGAGAAATGTAAAAAACGATCGCCAAAGCTGG ttgGTGACATGAAGAGCAATCCCAATATTACACCTTCGATGGAAGAAGTTGCAAAACATGTTGGACCAGGTTTATCAATTGGAGGGTGTTATTCACCGAAAGAATGTATAGCTTT GCAAAAGGTAGCAGTTATAATTCCGTTCAAGGACAGAGATGCACATCTTAAAACGTTATTGTATCACTTACATCCTATGTTGATGAGACAACATATCCATTACTGCATATACGTAGCAGAGCAG TTTGATAACGGTCAATTCAACAAAGCTACAGTCATGAATGCTGCTTTCGAAGAAGCATTGAAGTTGGATGATTACGATTGTATAATTTTCCATGATGTTGATATGATTCCTGAAAACGATAGAAACTTTTATATGTGTGCTGATCAACCACGGCATCTCTCTCCTG CAATCGACAAATTTCAGTATAAACCTCATTATGGAACTGAATTTGGAGGAGTCACAGGAATTACGCCATCACAATATCGTAAGGCAAACGGGCACTCTAACCGATTCTGGGGTTGGGGAGGTGAAGATAACGACATGGAATTCAGAATACAACATAG GAATATGACGATCGTTCCTTCTTCGCTGAAAGTGGGGAGATACATGATGATTCCGCATTTACATCCGTGGAAATTTAGTCCAAATAAATATCC tttcaaacTAAACCTCACAAGAAAAACAAGAGCAGATATTGACGGGTTATCAGATTTGCAATATCGGTTACTTGAAGTAAAACGTTTTCCAATGtatacaaaattaattattgaCATCAGACGAATTCAAGTAACAAAACTGACGCTGTATATTGATGGCAGGGCATCAATGGATATAGACCTGTATCCAG GACCGTGTCGTTATGAGAAATTTCCCGGGAAGTATCTGGACTTCGTCATTGAATTAACAGAGAAAAAGGAAGCGCAAAATATTTCACTGTGGCCTGGTACCGTCCGAAAAGACGGCAAATCTTCACTTATAAAAGATAATTTAATTGGTCCAGATGGTAGAAAACGACGGTTTTCAATGTTGCATGATCTCAAACAAGCACAAGACCTGTGCGACAAACTTGTTCCTGAGTGCTCAGGAGTTCAACGTGAAAACAAACAAGAGAATTATAGTTTAAGGAGGGGTAGCATTCCTAGACACTTGGTTATAAGTGGCCCGTCCGCGCCAAAACCTCCTACAGTATCCCCCGACGAAAATGGAGACGAAAGATTGTCAGCTGAACGACGCCGATACATCTTGCCTGAAAAGTATGCATACTTGCGATATTGTCCGGGAGAATTTTCACAGTTCAGGCCGCACAAGTCAGCGTTCATGTGCACAGATGTTTCAAAACCTTGTCCACATCACTATTCATTCGACTTGCATTTTCAA GTCGTCTTAAACCCGTCGGAATATCTATATTACACCGATGAAAAGCATTTCGAATCTCATCTTGAGAAAGGAGAAA ATCATTATACGTTCACTTGGCCAGGGAAGAAAacgccaaatttttcaaatcccGACATTCCAAAGAAGTACAGCTTCCGAACACCTGATTTTGCAATTCCAAATATACCAG GAACGTATGCAGTCGAAAGCAAAATTGTTGACAAATATAGACAGCCATACTTTCAATGGAACTGGTGGTTTGAAGTCACTTCAGGAGATCCCGTTGTTGATGCTCGCACAAGAGATGTATATTGGAA GAAAAAGATGACAGAAAATATGATTCGAAGTAAGGCCCAACGCCACGAAGAAGTAATGAAGGAAAAAGCCAGAAGACAAAGGCAAAATCAAGCTGAATATGAACGCAAGATGGCTGAATTAAAG CAACATCCGAGCAAGCCAAAACCACCGGTTGTTCACCGCGACGGGAAGAGTGGAATGCCAGAAGGAATAGCAAAATTAATGGAAAAGGTTCAAAAAGCTGTGAATAACGGAGAAGAAAATCCCATGGACATGATTGACACACATGATCCAGTGTTTCAG aGAAACGTAGGAAAAatacaagaagaagaaaatgaTCATGATGCTGAACCAAGGCCGACATTAatcaaaacaactaaaaaaaaactcgTCCGAGTGGCGGTAAATCAAAAACAATTTCACATTCAAACTccaaaaaagaagaaagaaGATACAAACAATAACATTGTGTAA
- the LOC120337322 gene encoding uncharacterized protein LOC120337322 — protein sequence MKLITRNVSIPNKNDTVQNIHNGKLYDGNIMWYCCQVVLCIMTAMLIYISICLSWLLWSSCKNRFGNTKDQQSIPRGRRASVSSKRRHFRMFMRIFCLFAAVATLIKCLADQLKFFYAWNANSDDICELVYDITDVTIYAFAYFGVYGFLWIKQWLFYCDPITVKFLYSRRLVIFNKLFVVAMLILGVLCAAANWIPHRYGINKSTLAHGINTVSNNDNYVGCVALYDMSDEEQRWPLICYAALNAFFQVVLMTLFIYPVAWDKLQKWKCKRGYASGKQTEISITCNVPNTVAKPPSFPEDTNSVKPQSEGSKIAIGRRHEATTSERSLSEKALKSIRRTILLTAICIITDMTLVAVYGVVSKGVPVILVAVSTDFNLLINVICIIGTYQTWTQIMFPFCVTADDIPQAQNSTVRLSTQDK from the coding sequence atgaaattaattacACGAAATGTATCAATTCCGAACAAAAATGACACGGTACAGAACATACATAATGGAAAATTATACGATGGAAATATCATGTGGTATTGTTGCCAAGTGGTGCTGTGCATCATGACCGCGATGTTGATCTACATTTCCATTTGCCTTTCTTGGTTGCTGTGGTCAAGTTGCAAAAACAGATTTGGAAACACAAAGGATCAACAATCAATACCAAGAGGGAGGAGAGCCAGTGTTTCATCTAAAAGAAGGCATTTTCGAATGTTCATGAGAATTTTCTGCTTATTTGCGGCGGTTGCGACTTTAATAAAATGTTTGGCAGATCAACTCAAGTTTTTCTATGCCTGGAATGCCAATTCAGATGACATCTGTGAATTGGTATATGATATCACGGATGTTACAATATACGCGTTCGCCTATTTTGGGGTATATGGATTCTTGTGGATAAAACAGTGGTTATTCTACTGCGATCCCATCACTGTCAAGTTTCTGTACAGTCGGAGAttagtcattttcaacaaattgtttGTTGTTGCGATGCTCATTCTTGGCGTACTTTGTGCAGCCGCAAATTGGATACCACATCGATACGGAATTAACAAATCCACACTAGCTCATGGTATCAACACGGTATCAAATAATGACAATTATGTTGGATGTGTCGCTTTGTATGATATGAGTGATGAAGAACAGCGATGGCCTCTTATATGTTACGCGGCATTAAATGCCTTCTTCCAAGTAGTGTTGATGACACTTTTTATTTATCCAGTTGCATGGGATAAGCTACAAAAATGGAAATGCAAAAGGGGCTACGCGTCAGGAAAGCAAACTGAAATTAGCATTACCTGCAATGTACCAAACACGGTAGCAAAGCCCCCATCTTTTCCTGAAGACACTAATTCCGTAAAACCTCAGAGTGAGGGCAGCAAGATAGCGATTGGGAGACGCCATGAAGCTACAACCTCTGAACGATCTCTGTCAGAAAAAGCCCTTAAGTCAATAAGACGTACGATACTGCTGACTGCTATATGTATTATTACGGATATGACGCTAGTTGCTGTATATGGTGTAGTAAGCAAGGGCGTGCCAGTTATTTTAGTAGCCGTTTCTACTGACTTTAATTTACTCATTAACGTAATTTGTATTATTGGGACCTACCAAACCTGGACACAAATTATGTTTCCGTTTTGTGTTACTGCTGACGACATTCCACAAGCACAAAATTCGACGGTTCGTTTGTCAACTCAAGATAAGTGA